A region from the Rhinoderma darwinii isolate aRhiDar2 chromosome 2, aRhiDar2.hap1, whole genome shotgun sequence genome encodes:
- the LSM10 gene encoding U7 snRNA-associated Sm-like protein LSm10: protein MEVSHSLKERTISENSLVILLQGLHGLVTTVDLRNESSANGTILNVDSFMNIRLKKVTYTDRHGQKAKLDDLFVTGRNVRYVHIPEEVDIIHTIEEQLKKIQTVRGFGGKGRKEFALKKFK from the coding sequence ATGGAGGTTAGTCACTCGTTGAAGGAGAGAACAATATCTGAAAATAGCCTAGTAATTCTCTTGCAGGGGTTACATGGACTTGTCACCACTGTTGACCTACGGAATGAAAGCTCTGCCAATGGGACTATTTTAAATGTAGATTCTTTTATGAATATCCGCCTGAAGAAGGTAACCTACACAGATCGCCATGGCCAGAAGGCTAAGCTAGATGACTTGTTTGTTACTGGACGCAACGTGAGGTATGTTCATATCCCAGAAGAAGTTGATATAATCCATACAATTGAAGAACAGCTGAAGAAGATACAAACTGTTCGTGGGTTTGGTGGAAAGGGAAGAAAAGAGTTTGCTTTAAAGAAGTTCAAGTGA